In Bacillus weihaiensis, the genomic stretch CGGTACATCCGTACGGGAAATTGCCAATAAAGCAAATGTGAATATTGCACATATATCCTATTATTTTAAAGGAAAAGGCGGCCTTCTCGAATACTTGGTATCCACCTATTATGAAGGATATATAAAAGTAATTGAAGAGAATTACTCTGAGTTGCATCAAAGTAACGCCCATACAGTATTAAGTAATATTATTTTAGATATCTTAAATTATCAACACGAAAACCGTCAACTTTCACGCTTGGTTTACAGGGAAGTAACGTTAGACTCCATCTTAATACGTGAAGTGATGACAACCTATTTAACAAAAGAAAAATATTTTATTAAATCGTTATTTGAACAAGGCATTAAGGAAGGTTATTATCGTAAGGGCTTTGTTCCTCATCTTATCATTCAATTAAGAAGTTTATTACACATGCCCTATTTACAGCCTCAATATATGAGTGAGGTTCTCCATATTCAGCCACATGAAGCGTATTTTGTCCATCAATATTATAAGGAGTTAAAATACTGGCTTCATTCATTATTAGCTGATAAGAAGTTAGAGAACAAACAGTTAATTATGTTCCCATAAGCCTTGAAATTCTGAATAATTCTTCCCAACATCCCCTGCACTGTGGGCATCTGAACCATAGACAAGAGGGATATTTTGTTTAATGGCTGTACTTGCTATCAATGAATTTGGATAGGTTTCTTTGCAATATTCTTTTCTTAAACCAGCTACATTAAAATCTATTTCCAACTGCTCTAGTTTAATAGCTGTTAATATTTCACTAATCATGTGATCGGATGAGAATGAAACAGGAAACAGCTTTTGAAATTTGTGAGAAAGAGTAAGATGACCGATCCGCTTAGGTTTGAACGCACCTAAATCACTTTTAATAGAGTTTAGTACTTGTTTGTAATATTCTTCATGTAGGTTTTGTAGAGAACCTGTTACTCGAATCATTTCGTCAAAAACATGGTGATCGTAGTCCATACAATAGTATGTATCACTTAATTTAAGGAAGTGGACTGATAATATACTGTCATCAAGATGTTTTCCGTATGTGGTTAACAACGCAGCTGTCTCTTTCTCGAATTCCTTTATGTAATCAACTTCTAAGCCTATATGAATGTCTAGTTTATTCTTATAAGTATCCTTAAGCCTTTGGATACTAATAATGTATTCCTCAAGATCTTCAAGCTTCATAGCGCTGTCTTGTAATGGTGTAGGATCAATAAATCCTTTAGGCAGTGGGGCGTGTTCGGTAAATGTAATCGCCTCAAAGCCTAGATTAAGAGCTTGTTCTATATATTCTTCAAATTTATCCATAGTCCCGTGTGGACAAAAAGGAGTATGGACATGGCCATCTGTTTTTTTCACTCGATAACAACTCCTAAGAAAATAATGATTGAAAAGAGGAATAAAAAGAGTCTTAAATTACCCCAAGCACGGTGAACATAGAATTCCACAAATGGTGAAAAGCATGACTGAACTAAGTAAGATCCCCATAATTTCCCCACCATCTTGCCTTGAAATTTCACTAAAACGCAAGGAAATGAGACGAATTCCCTTCATAAGTAACAGAATAGGACAAATTATGTAAAAAAATAAAAATTTCTGGTCAAAAAATGT encodes the following:
- the hisJ gene encoding histidinol-phosphatase HisJ, whose protein sequence is MKKTDGHVHTPFCPHGTMDKFEEYIEQALNLGFEAITFTEHAPLPKGFIDPTPLQDSAMKLEDLEEYIISIQRLKDTYKNKLDIHIGLEVDYIKEFEKETAALLTTYGKHLDDSILSVHFLKLSDTYYCMDYDHHVFDEMIRVTGSLQNLHEEYYKQVLNSIKSDLGAFKPKRIGHLTLSHKFQKLFPVSFSSDHMISEILTAIKLEQLEIDFNVAGLRKEYCKETYPNSLIASTAIKQNIPLVYGSDAHSAGDVGKNYSEFQGLWEHN
- the refZ gene encoding forespore capture DNA-binding protein RefZ, whose translation is MAQQTCNDTKQRILQAAIFLFNSKGFTGTSVREIANKANVNIAHISYYFKGKGGLLEYLVSTYYEGYIKVIEENYSELHQSNAHTVLSNIILDILNYQHENRQLSRLVYREVTLDSILIREVMTTYLTKEKYFIKSLFEQGIKEGYYRKGFVPHLIIQLRSLLHMPYLQPQYMSEVLHIQPHEAYFVHQYYKELKYWLHSLLADKKLENKQLIMFP